In a single window of the Desulfovibrio sp. JC010 genome:
- a CDS encoding nitroreductase family protein: protein MLPVVIDAALCKKDELCVHECPLSVLTVEEKGTVPTVHPKKAGYCINCGHCMAICPTGAITLSAFDGRQATPFAKENLPEPDAVEGLIKSRRSIRKFKKKPITATEIGELIHISAYAPSGHNAQPVSWTVLDTPKKVHELGEVVVEWMQEMVRQKNPLAEKLFLAGLVNAWKKGNDVICRNAPAIAVAWAPKLGITPQADTVIATNTLELAAHARGYGTCWAGYVVLAAAYSPKVLDFLGIPEGHMAHGALFLGHPAVKYRAIPPRHEAVAEEIDGKYIFKAKPNTH, encoded by the coding sequence ATGCTGCCAGTTGTAATTGATGCGGCCCTCTGCAAAAAAGACGAGCTTTGCGTTCACGAATGCCCCCTCTCCGTACTGACCGTGGAAGAAAAAGGAACGGTTCCCACGGTCCATCCCAAAAAAGCCGGCTACTGCATAAACTGCGGGCACTGCATGGCAATCTGTCCCACCGGGGCCATCACCCTGAGTGCATTTGATGGACGGCAGGCAACACCCTTTGCCAAAGAAAATCTGCCTGAGCCGGACGCAGTTGAAGGCCTGATCAAAAGCCGCCGCTCCATCCGCAAATTCAAGAAAAAGCCAATCACTGCCACAGAAATCGGCGAGCTGATCCATATTTCCGCCTATGCCCCTTCGGGGCACAATGCCCAGCCGGTTTCATGGACCGTGCTCGATACCCCTAAAAAAGTTCATGAACTTGGTGAAGTGGTCGTTGAATGGATGCAGGAAATGGTACGCCAGAAAAATCCGCTGGCTGAAAAACTCTTTCTGGCCGGACTGGTCAATGCATGGAAGAAAGGAAATGACGTAATCTGCCGCAATGCTCCTGCCATAGCAGTTGCATGGGCACCCAAGCTGGGTATTACCCCGCAGGCGGATACAGTCATCGCCACCAACACTCTTGAGCTTGCCGCCCACGCCAGAGGATACGGCACCTGCTGGGCCGGATACGTTGTACTGGCTGCTGCATACAGCCCGAAAGTTCTGGATTTTCTCGGTATACCCGAAGGACACATGGCCCACGGGGCATTATTCTTAGGACACCCGGCTGTAAAATACAGGGCAATCCCGCCCCGGCATGAAGCAGTCGCAGAAGAAATAGATGGAAAATATATTTTCAAGGCAAAACCAAATACGCATTAA
- a CDS encoding ABC transporter substrate-binding protein gives MKKLIPCLWIIILFLTSLPVHAQDKLTLCSADSPPWTIKNGDSPTDIGGLAVDIMNELSRRSGITVHMEALPFKRCLKYTEHGVFDGCFMTIKNAEREVYAEFTDPYLSIPTYIYYNPDILGRVEWETWADLKPYTIGSQRGFKYGQEFTNAVVEIPLKIIEIQSVKSGLVMLSKGWVDLVLSNEFRFNYLMEKYPEFQGMFSRAEKPIAVGHVYMAVSRKSPHVALVPKLNEVLDKMKSDGTIEKIVHP, from the coding sequence ATGAAAAAGCTAATTCCTTGTTTGTGGATAATAATTTTGTTTTTAACCTCCCTGCCAGTGCATGCTCAGGATAAGTTAACTCTTTGTTCGGCTGATTCTCCGCCGTGGACGATTAAGAATGGAGATTCCCCTACTGATATCGGTGGCTTGGCTGTGGATATTATGAATGAGCTGTCACGCCGTTCCGGTATAACTGTCCATATGGAAGCCCTGCCCTTTAAGCGTTGCCTTAAGTATACCGAACATGGTGTTTTTGACGGTTGTTTTATGACTATCAAAAACGCCGAGAGGGAGGTTTATGCAGAATTTACAGACCCGTATCTCTCCATTCCGACGTATATTTACTACAATCCCGATATCTTAGGCAGAGTTGAATGGGAGACGTGGGCCGATTTGAAGCCTTATACAATAGGAAGTCAGCGTGGATTCAAGTATGGGCAGGAATTTACAAATGCAGTAGTAGAAATTCCATTGAAAATAATTGAAATTCAAAGTGTTAAGTCCGGTCTTGTCATGCTCTCCAAGGGTTGGGTTGATTTAGTTCTGAGCAATGAGTTCCGGTTCAATTATCTAATGGAGAAGTATCCTGAATTTCAAGGCATGTTTTCGAGGGCGGAAAAGCCGATTGCAGTCGGCCATGTTTATATGGCTGTTTCCAGAAAATCTCCTCATGTTGCCCTCGTTCCGAAGCTTAACGAGGTGCTGGATAAGATGAAATCAGATGGCACCATTGAAAAGATTGTCCATCCATAG
- a CDS encoding amphi-Trp domain-containing protein, whose translation MGKEGKAKVSLKKTVGQEEAIAILEDILKSFKAGNMVIQNGEESVTLLPSDEINMEIKAKTKKLKNKLSMKLSWKAAPVEAESANQKTEPENQAPESDSGKARVVKKADK comes from the coding sequence ATGGGTAAAGAAGGAAAAGCCAAGGTCAGTCTGAAAAAGACAGTCGGACAGGAAGAAGCCATTGCCATTCTGGAAGACATCCTTAAAAGCTTCAAAGCCGGGAACATGGTTATCCAGAACGGTGAGGAATCAGTCACCCTGCTCCCCTCCGATGAAATCAACATGGAAATCAAGGCCAAAACCAAGAAGCTGAAAAACAAACTCAGCATGAAGCTCTCATGGAAAGCCGCTCCCGTAGAAGCTGAGTCCGCAAACCAGAAGACTGAACCGGAAAATCAAGCTCCTGAATCTGATTCAGGCAAAGCCAGAGTGGTCAAAAAAGCCGACAAATAG